The nucleotide window CCTGCCGCGCAAGGTCCTCCGCGAGATCGCGGGCGTGCCCATGGTGGTCTACGTCTTCAGGCGCGCCCAGGGCTGCCGGCTCCTCTCCGACCTCCTCGTCGCAACCGACAGCGAAGAGGTCGTCGAGGCCTGCCACGCTCATCACGTGCCCGCCGTGATGACCTCGGCCTCGCACCACTCCGGAACGGACCGGCTCTGGGAGGTCTCGCGCGCGCGAGTGGCCGACGTTTACGTCAACGTCCAGGGCGACGAGCCGCTGGTCACCACGGGGCACATCGAGACGCTGGTCCGGCCCTTTCTCAACGAGCCCGAGGTCCAGGTCACCACGCTCAAGATCCGCGCGACCCCCGACGAAGTCGCCAGCCGCACGGCCAACAAGGTGGTGACGGACCGCCACGGTAATGCGCTGTACTTCTCGCGGCTGCCGATCCCCTTCGATCGCGACAATGTCGGCGGCATCATGTACTGGAAGCACATCGGCATGTACGCCTATCGGCGCTCGGTCCTGGAGATGTACCATTCGCTGCCGCCATCAGCCCTGGAGAGGGCGGAACAGCTCGAGCAGCTCCGCCTCCTGGAGCACGGCATCCCGATCCGCGTTCTCGAGACCCGCGAGGCGACCATCGGCGTGGACACCGAGGAGGATCTCAAAGCGGTCGCCGCGCTCGTCGCATCCCGCCCGTTGTGAAACACGCGTGGCGTGAAACACGCCTGGCGTGACTAATCGCTGGGCCATCCTCGCGTTGATCATGGCCGCCCAAACCATGGCCAACGTCGCCCCGCTCGGCATCCCATCCATCGCGCCCTTGATCCGCGAGGACCTGGGACTCAGCCTGGCGCAGGCGGGCTCCTTTCTCTCCGCCTACTACGTCGGAGCCTCACTCATGTCCCTGCCCGCCGGCTGGATGGCCGACCGGTGGGGCGTCATGATGACCATGGTGCTGGGGCAGGCCGTCATCGCCGCCGGCCTCTACGCCGTCGCGGGCACGGGCTCCTTCTCCCTGCTCATGATCGTCATGATCTGCGCCGGCGTGGGCTACGGCATGCTCAACCCGACGACGGCCAAGGCGGTCATGGCATGGTTCCCCCGCCGCCAGCGCGCCACCGTCGTCGGCCTCAAGCAGGTCGGCCTGCCGCTGGGCGGCGCGATCGGCGCCTCGATCATGCCGCCGCTCGCCCTCTGGCTCGGTTGGCGACCGGCGGTCGCGCTACCGGCCTCGCTGATCGCGGTCCTGGGCGCGCTGACGTGGCTCCTCTACCGCGACCCGCCCGCCGCCGCCGACGCCGGAGGGACGCCGGCGGGAGTCGCGAGCCTCCGGAGCGTCCTCGGCAACCGCGACCTCTGGCTCGTCTCGGGCGCCACGCTGATCTTCGCGGGCATGCAGACGGTCTGGATGTCCTTCCTCGTCCTCTACCTGACGGAGGTGCTGCGCATCTCGCTGGTCCACGCGGGACGCTATCTCGTGATGGCCCAGGCGACCGGCATTGCCGGCCGCGTGATCTTCGGCATGCTCTCCGACCGGCTCTTCGGCGGGCGCCGGCGCATCGTGCTCGTCATCGCCGGCGTTGGCTCGACGGCCTGCTCGCTCGTGATGGCGGGAACAGGGCCCGGCACGAGCGCGTGGGTGCTGGCGCCGCTCGCGCTCGCCTTCGGCTTCTTCGGCATCGGCTGGAACGGCGTCCAGCACACGCTCATGGCAGAGCTGGTCGGCCCGCGCAGCGCGGGCACGGCCATCGGGCTCGGGCTCGCCATCTCGTCCTTCGGCGTCACCATCTGCCCGCCGATTTTCGGCCTGGCCGCGGAGCGCCTGGGCGGCTTCGGCGTGCCCTGGGCGGGGCTCGGCCTCGTCATGGCCGCAACCTTGTGCCTCCTGATCCCGGTGCGGGAAGGAAGGATGGAGACCCCGTGAGCGATCGCTCGTCCTACGGCTGGGTCGTGCTTGGCGCCGCCTTCGTCATCATCACCATGGCCGTCGGCACGCTCTTCTCGCTGGCCGTCTTCCTCAAGCCGCTCGAGGACTCCGTCGGCTGGGCGCGCTCGAGCGTCAGCGCCATCGCGCTCCTCAACTGGATCGCCATGGGCCTGGGCTCCTTCCTCGCGGGGTATCTCTCCGACCGTTTCGGCGCGCGCCCGGTGGTGGTCGGCGGCGGCGTGCTGCTCGGAGCGGGCCTGATCCTCTCCGGACGGACGGAGGCGCTCTGGCAGTTCTACGTCACCTTCGGCGTCCTGGTCGGCTTCGGCGTGAGCTGCTTCTACGTGCCGCTTACCGTGACGGTCATCCGCTGGTTCGATCACCGGCGCGGGTTGGCAGCGTCTATCGTCTCCTCGGGCAACGGCCTCGGCACGTTGGCCCTCGCCCCGCTCACCCGTTGGCTCATCAACAACTATGACTGGCGCACGGCCTTCCTGATTCTGGGCGAGCTCGCGCTGGTCGTCGTCCTCCCCGCAGCGCTCCTGCTGAGGCGGGCGCCCGCTGCCGCGCTCCCGGCGTCGCAGCCGGCGCCGGAGCCGGGGCTGACGGCCCGACGACTCTGGACCTTCTGGCCTTTCTGGGCCATCGCGCTGACCCACTTCGCCTGCTGCGCGGCTCATTCGGGACCGATCTTCCACATGGTTTCCCACGCCATAGACCAGGGCGTGCCGGCCCTGGCCGCGGCGGGGGCGCTGGGGATCTCGGGGCTGACCTCGATCATCGGGCGCGTGGGCACCGGCATGGTCGCCGACCGCGTCGGCGCCAAGCCCACCCTGATCGTCGGCCTGATCCTCCAAGCCATGACCATCTTCCTGTACGTCTTCGCCGGCAACGCGGGCACGCTCTACGCGCTGGCCATGGTCTTCGGGGTCGCCTATGGCAGCGTCATGCCGCTCTACGCCGTCGTCACTCGCGAGTACTTCGGCGACCGGGCCATGGGCACGGCCTATGGCGGCGTCTTCTTCATCTCCTGCATCGGCATGGGAGTAGGCTCCTACGCAGGAGGCATCATCCACGATGTGCTGGGATCCTACCTCTGGCTCTTCCTCGGCTCCGGTGCCATTGCCACCATGGCCATCGTGCTGGCCTTGACGCTCCGGCCGCCCAGGACCGCCCTGCGCCCGGCGTGACGCACAGCGGCGCTTTTCCCCGTTGACACGCGAGGCTGTTTCTTGCTAAGAATGCGCCACGATTTCGCGTGATTGCTCACCACTTCAGGAACCTGTGACTGCCTTCGCGAGCGTTGATCCTCACGGCCGGGGCTGGCCCCGCCGCACGGAGCCTGCTCACCCGAACCTGGAAGGGAACGGCTGCACACCACAGACGGTTCACCAAGAGTAAGGAGACCGAGTCAATGACGACAGAGAAGCGCGAGGACGGAGCGTCGAACAGCCCGCAGGTGGACCGCCGGACCTTCATCAAAACCACGGGCGTGGCCGCGGGTGTGGCGGGCGGCCTCGAGGGCATCCTGGCCGCGCGCCGCGCGCCGGCCTTCGCCCAGGGCACGAAGCTGCACTGGGTGCGCTGGGTGGACTTCATCCCGGAGTCGGACGTGGAGCTGAAGCGCCAGATGCCCGAGGCATCCAAGGCGCTGGGCGCCGAGTGCGTGCTCGAGACCATCAATGCCAACGACCTCCAGGCCCGCATCACCGCGGCCATCCAGTCGGGCGCCGGCGCCGACATCTTCAACTTCCAGTACAACTGGCCCCACCTGTACCAGAACGCCGTCGCGGACGTGTCCGATGTCGCCGGCGAGCTGGGCAAGGCCGAGGGCGGCTTCTACGAAATCTTCCCGCCCTCCTGCCAGGTCAACGGCAAGTGGCTGGCCCTGCCTCACTCGATCGTCGGGAACGCCGTCGCCTACCGGAAGTCCTGGCTGAAGGAGGCCGGAGCGAGCGAGTACCCCAAGACCTGGGACGCGGCGCTCAAGCTCTTCCCGGAGCTGAAGAAGAAGGGCAAGCCATACGGCCAGACGCTCGGCCACACATTCGGCGACGCGCCGACCTTTACGTACACGATGCTCTGGGCCTTCGGCGGCGCCGAGACGGACAAGACAGGAAAGAAGGTCGTGCTCAACAGCAAGGGAGCGGTCGACTCGGTCAAGTTCATGCAGTCGTTCTGGAAGGACTCCTGCGATGAGGGCGGGCTTGCCTGGGACGACACGAACAACAACCGCGCCTTCCACGCGGGCGAGATCTCTGCCACGCTCAACGGCGCCAGCATCTACATCGTGGCCAAGCGGCAGAAGGAGAAGATCAAGGACGAGAAGGGCGAGCCGATGTATCTCGACATCGGGCACGCGCCGCTGCCGGCCGGCCCGTCGGGCGCCTACCTCCTCTTCCTCAACCAGTCGAACGCGCTCATGAAGTACTCGAAGAACCCGAAGCTCGCGAAGGACTTCCTCCGCTGGATCCACAAGTCGGACAACTACGGCAAATGGTTCACGACGCAGGAGGGCTACAGCGTCGGCGGCACCAAGGTCTGGGAGAACAACCCCATGTGGGCCAAGCTCGACGAGCCGCTCAAGATGTTCCGGACCGCGGCGCGCAACACGCGCCTCTTCGGCTACGCCGGCCCGTCCACGGCCAAGGCGACCGAGGCCTTCACGAAGTACATCGTGACGGACATGTACGCCAAGGCCGTCCAGGGCATGAAGGCCGAGGACGCCGTGAAGTGGGCCGAAGGCGAGCTCAAGAAGGTCTACGAGGCCTAGTCACCGATCCGACATGACGGAGGGGTCTATGACGACTCCAATAGCTGACACCGCGACCACGGGACGGACAACCGTAGACCGCAGGACGTTTCTCACGACCGCCGCCGCCGCGGGTCTGACCGCGGCGGCAGGCATCGAGGGAATCCTGGCCGCCGGCCGGGCGCCGGCCTTCGCCCAGGGCACCAAGCTTCACATCGTCCGGTGGGTGGACTTCATCCCCGAGGCCGACCTCGAGCTGAAGCGCCAGGCGCCCGAGGCCTCCAAGGCTCTCGGCGCCGAGGTCACCTTCGAGTTCATCAACGCCAACGATCTCCAGGCACGGATCACCGCCGCCATCCAGTCCGGCAGCGGCGCCGACATCATCCAGATGCTCTGGAACTGGCCGCAGCTCTACGCCAATGGCCTGGTGGACGTGTCCGACGTCGCCGAGCCCATCGGCAAAGCCCAGGGCGGCTACTACGACGTGTTCAACAATACCGCGAGGGTCGGCGGGCGGTGGCTGGCGGTCCCGCACGGCACCGGCGGGAATGCCATCGCCTACCGTCGGTCGTGGCACGCGGAGATCGGGGTCAAGGAGTTCCCGAATACCTGGGACGAGTGGCGCGAGGTGGGCAAAAAGCTCAAGGCCAAGGGCAAGCCGGTGGGCCAGGCGCTCGGCCACAGCTTCGGCGACCCGCCGACCTTCGCGTATCCGCTCCTCTGGGACTTCGGCGGCGCCGAGGTTGACACGACCGGAAAGAAGGTCGTGATCAACAGCAAGGGCGCCATCGAATCGGTGAAGTTCATGCAGGCCTTCTGGAAGGACGCCTGCGACGAGGGCGGGCTTGCCTGGGACGATACCAACAACAACCGCGCCTTCCACTCCGGCGACATCTCGGCGACACTCAATGGCGCCTCCATCTACATCGTGGCCAAGCGACAGAAGGACAAGCTCAAGGACGAGAAGGGCGAGCCCCTCTTCCAGGACATCGAGCACGCGGCCCTGCTCCCGAAGGGACCGGCCGGGCAGTTCGCCCTCTACGGCGCCTTTCAGCACTCCGTCATGAAGTACTCGAAGAACCAGAAGCTCGCCAAGGATCTCCTCAGGTGGATGCACCAGAAGGAAAACTACGGGAAGTGGTTCGAGGTCAACGAGGGGTATACCGTCGGCGCCACCAAGGTCTGGGAGGAGGACCCGATGTGGAGCCGGATCGACAAGCCCCTGCAGATCTTCCGGCAGGCGGCGCGCCAGACGCGGATGTTGGGCTATCCAGGCCCGGCATCGGCCAAGGCCACGGAGTCCTACACGAAGTACATCATCGTGGACATGTACGCCAAGGCCGTCCAGGGCATGAAGGCCGAGGACGCCGTGAAGTGGGCCGAAGGCGAGCTCAAGAAGATCTACGAGGCCTGATAGCTATCTCTACACTACGGAGGGTCCATGACGACTCCAACAGCTGACAACGCAGCCACAGGACGGACGACCGTAGACCGCCGGACATTTATCAAGACGGCGGGCCTCACGGCGTCCGCCGCCGCGGGACTGACCGCGGCGGCGGGCATCGAGGGCATCCTGGCCGCGCGCCGCGCGCCGGCCTTCGCCCAGGGCACGCGGCTCAACATCCTCCGCTGGGTGGACTTCATCCCGGCCTGCGACGTGGAGCTGAAGCGCCAGGCGCCCGAGGCCTCCAAGGCGCTCGGCGCCGAGGTGGTTTTCGAGTTCATCAACGGCAACGACCTCCAGCCGCGGATCACGGCCGCCATGCAGTCGGGGGCGGGACCGGACATCATCATGATGCTGCACAACTGGCCGCACCTCTACCAGAACGGCCTCGTGGACGTGACCGATCTGGGTGATTGGCAGGGCAAGGAGCAGGGCGGCTACTACGCCCAGTCCGAGGCGGCTGCCAAGGACGGCAAGCGCTGGCTCGCCCTGCCCCACGGCATCGTGGGGCTGCAGTTCGCCTACCGGAAGTCGTGGTTCGACGAGGTGGGCCAGACCTCGTGGCCGAAGACCCTCGACGAGCTGCGCCAGGTCGGGATGAAGCTCAAGAAGAAGGGCCATCCTCTCGGCCAGACGCTCGGCCACACCTTCGGCGACGCTCCGGCCTGGTCCTACCCGCTCACCTGGGGTTTCGGCGGCGCGGAAGTGGACAGAACCGGCAAGAAAGTCGTGCTGAACAGCAAGGAGACCGTCGAGGCGGTCAAGTTCATGCAGGCCTACTGGAAGGACGCCTGCGACGAAGGCGGCTTCGCCTGGGACGACACGAGCAACAATCGCGCGTTCCTCTCGGGCGAAATCGCGGCGACTCTCAACGGCGCGAGCATCTACATCGCGGCCAAGCGGGGCCAGGACAAGATCAAGGACGAGAAGGGCGAGGCCATGGTCAAGGACATCCAGCACGGGCCCATCCCGAACGGGCCGGCCGGGACGTGGGCGTACCACGTCGCCTTCTCGCACGCCGTCATGAAGTACGGGAAGAACCCCAACCTTGCCAAGGACTTGCTCAAGTGGATGCATGGTAAGGACCAGTTCGGCAAGTGGTTCCTCGTCGCCGACGGCTTCTCGGTCGGCTCGACGAAGTACTGGGAACAGAGTCCGATGTGGAATACCATCGACGCGCCGATGAAGATCTATCGCCAGGCCGCCGCCGCCTCGCGGATGATCGGCTACGCCGGGCCGCCGTCGGCCAAGGCGACGGAGGTCTACTCGAAGTACATCCTGACCGACATGTACGCCAAGGCCTGCCAGGGCACCAAGGCCGAGGACGCCGTAGCGTGGGCGTCCGGCGAGCTGGGAAAGATCTACGGATAACGAAGTGAAGAAGCCCATCGCCGGCGGATCGGGCAGCGCGGCCGGAATCGCGGCCGCGCTGCCCCACGCCGAGGCGTCGCGCCCCGGGCGGATGACCCGGTGGCTCGAGAGCGAGCGCCTCCTGGCGACACTCCTGCTGGCGCCGGCGGTGCTCCTGCTCGGCCTCTTCATCGCCTACCCGTTCGTGATGGGCGTGTGGCTGTCAATGTCAAACGTCAGCGTGGGCAATCCGGGCGAGTTCGTCTGGTTCCGCAACTTCATCAAGGCCTGGAACGATTCGATCTTCCGGACCGCATTCGGGAACACGGTCTTCTACACGTTCTGGGCGACCATCTTCAAGCTGGCGCTCGGGATGTGGCTGGCGCTCCTCCTCAACCGGCACTTCCGGGGCAAGCGGATCGTGCGGGCCGGCATGCTCCTGCCCTTCATCGTGCCGACCGTGCTCAGCACCTTCGCGTGGCGCTGGATGTTCGACCCGACGTTCAGCGTGCTCAACTGGATGCTCTACCAGGGCGGCTTCATCACCACCAAGCTGCCCTTCCTCTCCGACGGCACCTACGGCATGTGGTGCGCCATCGTGGTCAACACGTGGCGCGGCATGCCCTTCTTCGCCATCACGCTGCTGGCCGGGCTGCAGACCATCAGCCCCGATCTCCAGGAGGCCGCCTCGCTCGACGGGGCCAACGGCTGGTACCGGTTCTGGCACGTCACCTGGCCGCTCCTCAAGCCCGTGACCGTGGTCGTCGTGGTGTTCTCGATCATTCAGACCTTCTCCGACTTCCAGCTGATCTACGTCCTGACGGGCGGCGGCCCGGCCAACGCCACGCACCTCCTGGCAACCTACGCCTACCAGATCGGCATCGCCACGGGGCTCCTGGGCGAGGGCGCCGCGATCTCGCTCTTCATGTTGCCGGTCCTCTTCATCGTGGTCTGGCTGCAGCTCCGCTACCTCCGCCGCCTGGAAGGGGCGTAGCGCGTGGTCATTGAACGCCGCTGGAAGCGGTGGGTGTACTTCTACATTCCGCTCACGGTCTTCGTGATCGGGACGCTCTTCCCCTTCTACTGGATGCTGATCACGGCCATTCGCCCCGATTCCGAACTCTACCGCTCCTGGCGGGCGGTCAACAACGCGCCCTTCTGGACGCTGCACCCGACGCTCGAGCACTTCCAGGACCTCTTCGCCAAGACCACGTTCCCGCGCTGGCTCTGGAACACGTTCTTCATCGCCTGCGCCTCCACGGCCATCTCGCTTTTCTGCGGGCTCCTGGCCGGCTACGCGCTCGGGCGCCTCAAGTTTCCGCTGGCCGGCACGATCGGCACCTCCATCTTCGTCACCTACCTCGTGCCGCCGACGCTCCTCTTCATCCCGCTGGCGAACATCATTCGCGCCTTCCAGCTCGGCGACACGCCGTGGGCGCTCATCCTGACCTACCCGACCTTCCTGATCCCCTTCTGCACCTGGCTGCTCATGGGCTACTTCAAGACCATTCCGAAGGAGCTGGAGGAGTGCGCGCGCATCGACGGCGCGACGCGCTTCGGGGCCATGATCCGAATCATCTTCCCGATCGCCGTTCCCGGCATCCTCTCGGCGGGGATCTTCGCCTTCACGCTGTCGTGGAACGAGTTCATCTACGCGCTCGTCTTCCTCTCCTCGCCCGAGAAGAAGACGGTCCCGGTCGGCGTGGTCTCGGAGCTGATCCGCGGGGACATCTACTTTTGGGGCCAGCTCATGGCGGGGGCCCTGCTGGGCTCCATCCCCGTCGCCGTCGTCTACTCCTTCTTCGTCGAGTACTACGTGACGGGCCTGACCGGCTCCGTCAAGGGGTAGCCACCACCCGAGGGAGGACTCGCAGGGCGCGGCGTCAGGCCCGGTGGGGGGGGCCTGGGGGAGGAGCGGCGGTCGCTCCCCCCCAGAACATAACTATGCTAGTATCCGCCGCGCGGGGGGTGTTGGCCTCCCGGGCGGGTGTCCGACTCTCAAGAATGAAAGAGGTCGCCCATGGCGCAGGTAATTCTCAAGGAACTGAACAAGAAGTACGACGAAGTGCACGCCGTCAAGGACGTCAACCTGACGATCCGGGACAAGGAGTTCATGGTCCTGGTCGGGCCGTCGGGCTGCGGCAAGACCACGACGCTCCGCATGGTCGCCGGGCTGGAGGAGATCACCTCCGGTGAGATCGCCATCGGCGACCGGGTCGTCAACGACCTGCCGCCCAAGGACCGCGACATCGCCATGGTGTTCCAGAACTACGCGCTCTACCCGCACATGAGCGTGTACGACAACATGGCCTTCGGCCTCAAGATGCGGAAGTTCCCGAAGCCCGAGATCCAGAAGCGCGTCCAGGACGCCGCTGAGATCCTCGGCATCCAGGAGCTGCTCAAGCGCAAGCCGCGCCAGCTCTCGGGCGGCCAGCGCCAGCGCGTCGCCGTGGGGCGCGCCATCGTGCGGCACCCGCAGGTGTTTCTCTTCGACGAGCCGCTGTCGAACCTCGACGCCAAGCTGCGCGTGCAGATGCGCGTCGAGCTCAAGCGGCTCCACGAACGCCTCGAGACCACCGCGATCTACGTCACCCACGACCAGGTCGAAGCCATGACCCTCGGCAGCCGGGTCGTCGTGATGAAGGACGGCTGGGTCCAGCAGGTGGGCGAGCCCATGGAGATCTATGCCAAGCCCCTGAACAAGTTCGTCGCGGGCTTCATCGGATCGCCGTCCATGAACTTCATCCCCGTCACGCTGACCGACGGCAGCGGCGCGCTCTTTGCCGAGGCCGCCGGCATCAAGATCAAGGTGCCGCCCCAGAAGGCGCAGAGCTTGATGCCCTACAAGGGCCAGTCCGTGACGCTCGGCGTCCGCCCGGAGGACCTGCGCGTCGGCGCGAGCTCGGACTCGGCCGACCTCTCCTTCGAGGCCGTGGTCGAGGTCGTGGAGCCGCTGGGCGCCGAGATCCTGCTCGACACCAAGGCGGCGGGGCAGCAGATCGTGGCCCGCGTCGAGCCCTCGGTCAAGACGCGCTCACACGAGAAGATTCGACTGACCTTCATTCCCGACCGCATCCACTTCTTCGACGCCAAGACGGAGCAGGTAATCAAGTAAGGATGAGGGCTCCTGCCCTCATCCTCATCCTCCTCTTCCTCCTCATCCTGACGGCCTCGGTCGCGAGCGCGGCCGAGCCCCTCGTCATCGGTGAGATCAACCCTCTGACGGGCGCGCTGGCGCTCCAGGGAACCAGTGTTCACCAGGGCATCGCGCTCGCCATCGAGGAGCAGAACGCACGGGGGGGCGTCGGCGGCCGATCGATCGCGCTCCTGTCCCGGGACGACGAGGGCAGGCCGGAACGGGCCCTCGCGGCCGCCGAGGAGCTGACCGGCCGCCGCGGCGCCGTCGCCCTGGTGGGCGGGTACGTCGACAGCCTCGTCGGGCCCATCGCCGAGGTGGCGGATCGCGCGCGCGTCCCCTACCTCGCCACGGCCTCCCTCGACGAGCGCCTCACCGAGCGGGGCAACCGGTACTTCTTCCGGATCTCAAGTCTCTCATCCTATGTGCGCGTCACGACCGGCATCACGCTGGACACCCTGAAGGCCGACAACGTCGCCATCCTGTACTCGCACACCCCGGGGGCGTCCCAGCTCGCCCGGCGCCAGAAGGAGGCGCTCGAGAAGGCGGGCGTTCGAGTGTCTGTCTACGAGCCTTTCGCTCCCGGGCTGTCGGACTTCACTTCCTTCCTGATCCGGATACGTGAGCAAGGGGCCCAGGTGCTCCTGTCCGATACCTTCTTCGCCGACCACCTGCTCCTTGTGCGCCAGATGGCGCAGGCGGGGATCACGGTGCGGGCGTTCCTCGGCGCCTTCGGCATGGAGTTCCCCAGCGTGATCCGCGAGCTGGGCTCATCGAGCGAAGGGCTGTACGGCACCACCGCCTGGCAGCTGGGAGTCCACCCGGGGGCGCAGGATGGCGAATCGCGCGCCTTCATCGATGCCTACGCCCGGCGCTTCGGAGGCGCGCCCGTGCCGCTGTCGATGCACGGCTACGCGGCCGCGCGCGTGCTGCTGGCCGCCCTCGAGGCGGTGGCGCGCGGCGGCCGGCCGGTCACGGGGGAGACGCTGCGCGATGCGCTGGCCGCTGCCGACGTGACGACGCCGCTCGGTCGCGTGAAGTTCGACAACAAGGGCGACCCGCTCTACTACGAGCGCGTGGTCGTCCAGATCCAGAACGGCCGGCACGTCGTCGTCTATCCGAAGACCCGCGCCACCGCTCCCATCCAGCTCCCCGCGCGCTAGAGGTCGGAACTGCGGTATGGTCCGGGTGACCATGAGGCGGACACAACGGCAGCGCGATATCCGGACCGCGTACCTGCTGCTGTCGCCCGCGGTCCTCCTGCTCCTGACAGTGCTGGCCTATCCCGTGGGGTGGGAGGTCTGGACGAGTCTTACCTCTCTCTCACCGCTCCAAGAGGGCGCCACGGCGTTCGTCGGGCTGCAGAACTACAGCCAGCACCTCGAGGACCCGCAGTTCTGGCGGACGGCGGCCGTGACCGTCGTCTACGCCGTGGTCACGATCGCGGCCAAGCTGGCCTTGGGGCTCGGCTTCGCCCTTCTCCTCGCCCGGCCCTTCCGGGGTCGGACCCTCGTGTTCCTGGCAATCTTCCTCCCGTGGGCGTACCCCGCGAGCGTGAGCGTGATGGGCTGGTACTGGACGCTCAACCCTCCGATTCCCACCGCCTACGCCGCCTTCATGGGCCACGTCAAGTACAGCGTGGACAGCGCGTTCGGCGGCGGCGCCTGGGTATTTGTGTCCGCCACGTTGTTCAACATCTGGCGCGGCAGCTCCTTCATCGGCGTGCTCCTGCTGGCAGGGATCAACGGGATCCCGCCGGAGCTGTTCGAGTACGCGCTCCTGGAAACGAAGAGTCCCTGGCAGCGCTTCCGGATGGTGACCATGCCGCTGCTCAAGCCGTTTCTCGCGCTGGGAGCGTTTCTCTCCCTGACGAGCGCGTTCTCGGACATCGCCAACGTCTGGATGCTCACCGCCGGCCGCATTGTCTTCCCCGTGCTCGGCACCCAGGCCTACTGGCTCGCCATCAACGGCGGACAGTTCGGGCCCGCCTCGGCGTTGTCGCTGCTGCTGGTTCCCTTCCTGCTCGGCGCCCTCCTGCTGCTGTTCCGGCTCTTCGATTCTCCGGAGCGGGAGGCCGCGTGAATCCCAGGCCCTGGTGGACGAAGCTCGGTCACCTGAGCCTGATACTGCTGGCCACGGTCTACTGTGTCTTTCCGGTCTACTTCATGCTGGTGCAGTCGCTGAAGACGGCCCAGGAGGATGTCTTCGGCAACCCGTTCATCGTCCTGCATCCGACCTTCGAGAGCTTCGAGGAGCTGTTCGAGGGCCGGGGCGAGGGTCGAGGCGTCATCGGCTCCACGCTCCGCCGCGCATACCCCTTCCTCGACT belongs to Candidatus Methylomirabilota bacterium and includes:
- a CDS encoding MFS transporter gives rise to the protein MSDRSSYGWVVLGAAFVIITMAVGTLFSLAVFLKPLEDSVGWARSSVSAIALLNWIAMGLGSFLAGYLSDRFGARPVVVGGGVLLGAGLILSGRTEALWQFYVTFGVLVGFGVSCFYVPLTVTVIRWFDHRRGLAASIVSSGNGLGTLALAPLTRWLINNYDWRTAFLILGELALVVVLPAALLLRRAPAAALPASQPAPEPGLTARRLWTFWPFWAIALTHFACCAAHSGPIFHMVSHAIDQGVPALAAAGALGISGLTSIIGRVGTGMVADRVGAKPTLIVGLILQAMTIFLYVFAGNAGTLYALAMVFGVAYGSVMPLYAVVTREYFGDRAMGTAYGGVFFISCIGMGVGSYAGGIIHDVLGSYLWLFLGSGAIATMAIVLALTLRPPRTALRPA
- a CDS encoding sugar ABC transporter permease translates to MKKPIAGGSGSAAGIAAALPHAEASRPGRMTRWLESERLLATLLLAPAVLLLGLFIAYPFVMGVWLSMSNVSVGNPGEFVWFRNFIKAWNDSIFRTAFGNTVFYTFWATIFKLALGMWLALLLNRHFRGKRIVRAGMLLPFIVPTVLSTFAWRWMFDPTFSVLNWMLYQGGFITTKLPFLSDGTYGMWCAIVVNTWRGMPFFAITLLAGLQTISPDLQEAASLDGANGWYRFWHVTWPLLKPVTVVVVVFSIIQTFSDFQLIYVLTGGGPANATHLLATYAYQIGIATGLLGEGAAISLFMLPVLFIVVWLQLRYLRRLEGA
- a CDS encoding MFS transporter, coding for MTNRWAILALIMAAQTMANVAPLGIPSIAPLIREDLGLSLAQAGSFLSAYYVGASLMSLPAGWMADRWGVMMTMVLGQAVIAAGLYAVAGTGSFSLLMIVMICAGVGYGMLNPTTAKAVMAWFPRRQRATVVGLKQVGLPLGGAIGASIMPPLALWLGWRPAVALPASLIAVLGALTWLLYRDPPAAADAGGTPAGVASLRSVLGNRDLWLVSGATLIFAGMQTVWMSFLVLYLTEVLRISLVHAGRYLVMAQATGIAGRVIFGMLSDRLFGGRRRIVLVIAGVGSTACSLVMAGTGPGTSAWVLAPLALAFGFFGIGWNGVQHTLMAELVGPRSAGTAIGLGLAISSFGVTICPPIFGLAAERLGGFGVPWAGLGLVMAATLCLLIPVREGRMETP
- a CDS encoding extracellular solute-binding protein, coding for MTTPIADTATTGRTTVDRRTFLTTAAAAGLTAAAGIEGILAAGRAPAFAQGTKLHIVRWVDFIPEADLELKRQAPEASKALGAEVTFEFINANDLQARITAAIQSGSGADIIQMLWNWPQLYANGLVDVSDVAEPIGKAQGGYYDVFNNTARVGGRWLAVPHGTGGNAIAYRRSWHAEIGVKEFPNTWDEWREVGKKLKAKGKPVGQALGHSFGDPPTFAYPLLWDFGGAEVDTTGKKVVINSKGAIESVKFMQAFWKDACDEGGLAWDDTNNNRAFHSGDISATLNGASIYIVAKRQKDKLKDEKGEPLFQDIEHAALLPKGPAGQFALYGAFQHSVMKYSKNQKLAKDLLRWMHQKENYGKWFEVNEGYTVGATKVWEEDPMWSRIDKPLQIFRQAARQTRMLGYPGPASAKATESYTKYIIVDMYAKAVQGMKAEDAVKWAEGELKKIYEA
- a CDS encoding extracellular solute-binding protein, producing the protein MTTPTADNAATGRTTVDRRTFIKTAGLTASAAAGLTAAAGIEGILAARRAPAFAQGTRLNILRWVDFIPACDVELKRQAPEASKALGAEVVFEFINGNDLQPRITAAMQSGAGPDIIMMLHNWPHLYQNGLVDVTDLGDWQGKEQGGYYAQSEAAAKDGKRWLALPHGIVGLQFAYRKSWFDEVGQTSWPKTLDELRQVGMKLKKKGHPLGQTLGHTFGDAPAWSYPLTWGFGGAEVDRTGKKVVLNSKETVEAVKFMQAYWKDACDEGGFAWDDTSNNRAFLSGEIAATLNGASIYIAAKRGQDKIKDEKGEAMVKDIQHGPIPNGPAGTWAYHVAFSHAVMKYGKNPNLAKDLLKWMHGKDQFGKWFLVADGFSVGSTKYWEQSPMWNTIDAPMKIYRQAAAASRMIGYAGPPSAKATEVYSKYILTDMYAKACQGTKAEDAVAWASGELGKIYG
- the kdsB gene encoding 3-deoxy-manno-octulosonate cytidylyltransferase, whose amino-acid sequence is MAVNILGVIPARLHSTRLPRKVLREIAGVPMVVYVFRRAQGCRLLSDLLVATDSEEVVEACHAHHVPAVMTSASHHSGTDRLWEVSRARVADVYVNVQGDEPLVTTGHIETLVRPFLNEPEVQVTTLKIRATPDEVASRTANKVVTDRHGNALYFSRLPIPFDRDNVGGIMYWKHIGMYAYRRSVLEMYHSLPPSALERAEQLEQLRLLEHGIPIRVLETREATIGVDTEEDLKAVAALVASRPL
- a CDS encoding extracellular solute-binding protein, which gives rise to MTTEKREDGASNSPQVDRRTFIKTTGVAAGVAGGLEGILAARRAPAFAQGTKLHWVRWVDFIPESDVELKRQMPEASKALGAECVLETINANDLQARITAAIQSGAGADIFNFQYNWPHLYQNAVADVSDVAGELGKAEGGFYEIFPPSCQVNGKWLALPHSIVGNAVAYRKSWLKEAGASEYPKTWDAALKLFPELKKKGKPYGQTLGHTFGDAPTFTYTMLWAFGGAETDKTGKKVVLNSKGAVDSVKFMQSFWKDSCDEGGLAWDDTNNNRAFHAGEISATLNGASIYIVAKRQKEKIKDEKGEPMYLDIGHAPLPAGPSGAYLLFLNQSNALMKYSKNPKLAKDFLRWIHKSDNYGKWFTTQEGYSVGGTKVWENNPMWAKLDEPLKMFRTAARNTRLFGYAGPSTAKATEAFTKYIVTDMYAKAVQGMKAEDAVKWAEGELKKVYEA